The nucleotide window CTTTATGAATTGCGTATACTTTTTCAACCAAATTATTAGATAATTTTAAATTGCAATGTATTGGCCTAAGTGTATTGATATTTACTTTAATCAGGCCTTCGTTATAGGTGCCAATCCACATAAAATCACCATCTGGTTCTAATGAAAGCACGATGACATCCTCGTTTGTATTGGATATTGAAAGATTCTTGAGGTGTCGCCATGTATTGCTAGACCTGTTCCAAATGCTTACCCCTTTTTTTGTACCAAACCAAAAGTTTCCGTTGGCGTCTTTAGAAACTGCTCTTGTAAAATTTGTTATAATACTATTTGGGTCATTGATTTTATGTCTAATATTTTGAAAAGGTGCTATATTAGAATTAAAATAATTTAGACCACCACCATAAGTGGCTATCCATAAGATACCCTCTTGGTCTAAATGAATGTCATAAATACCATTGCTCGAAAGCGAATACATCTCATTTGGATTCTCTTTGTAGGTATCTAATTTTTTGAATTTAGAATTCAACTTAAATATACCCTCGCCATCAGTCGCTAATAAATAAGTGCTATCAGTATCCTTTATGATATCTGTAATCGCATCCGATAGATTAAAATCAAAATTTATTCGAGAGACTGTATGCCTAACATCATTGATTTTATATAATTGTCCTGTTTTTGTCGCGATAAAAAGTTGGTTATCTATATTGGTAATGTATCTAATGTTCTTTTTATTTGTATTTAAAGGAATTTCGAGAAGTTTATCATTTTTATGGTCATAGTGGTAAACACCTTTTGGGGTTCCAAAAACAAGCTTGTTTCTAAGGCAATGTAACGCCTGAATATTATGGTTTGAGACTTTTCTTAGAAACCTTTTACTTGCTTCATCATACTTCCAAATTCCATTAAAGCCACCTGCCCATATATTATGATTATCATCTTCAATAATGACTTCGATTAAAGATGGATTTATGGCCTCATCAGTTTCAATGTATTCAAAAATATCTAACGAATCGTTATATAAACTTATACCTTTTTGAGAGCCAATCCATATACGCTGCTCAGTATCTACAAAGACTTCCTTTATGCGGTTGTTCATAATTTCTGGCAGACCGCTGTATGAATTATATATTTTGTAGTTTTTCGAGTTATGCTTTAAAACACCCTCTTCAGTAGCAATCCAAATATTGCCAATGCTGTCTTTATCCACCGCATAAGTAATGCTCGGCGTAGGTACATTGTTACCCCTTAATTGTCTAAACTCAACATTATCTTGAGCCGTGCTAAAGACCCAAAGACAATTAAAGATTACAAAAAGAAAATAGGCTTTCAACTTCAATTTATATATTTGTTATGTTTTGATTCCTAAAAATAGATAAATTCCAATAATAGTATTATAAATTATGAAATTCTCAACGTTTAAGTTTAGTGTTGTGTTGATTTTGGTCCATTTAACCCTTGGTTGTGGCAACGGCAAGAAGAGAAATCCAAATACCGAAGAAAAAAAAGTTGAGACAGAGGGCTACCAACTTTTAGCTGAAAAACCAAATGATTTAGACACACCCGAAGGCATGGTCTGGGTGAAAGGAAAAACATTTCTTCAAGGTGCCAAAGCCAACGACCCTTTTGCAATGATGAGAGAAAAACCTGCTCACAAAGTAACTGTAGATGGCTTTTTTATTGATGCTACTGAAGTTACAAATAAGGCATTTAAGGCGTTTGTGGACGCTACAGATTATATAACCGTTGCAGAAAGACCTATCGATTGGGAAGTGATGAAAAAAGAATTACCCGAAGGCATTAAAAAACCACATGATTCAGTATTGCAGCCAGGAAGTCTCATCTTTAACAAAAATGTAAAAGCTGTGGCCAATATGAGCAATTATGCACAATGGTGGACTTGGAAAGTTGGCGCCAATTGGAAACATCCCGAAGGGCCAGAAAGTACAATAGACGGAAAGGATAATTATCCTGTGGTGCATATCGCTTACGAGGATGCATTAGCCTATTGCAAATGGGCCAATAGAAGACTACCTACTGAAGCCGAATGGGAAGCTGCAGCACAAGGCAATAATTCTAATGACATCTTTACTTGGGGCAATGATTCTGAGGCCTTAACCAAAAATGCAAACACATGGCAAGGTGTTTTCCCTGTGAAAAACGAGAGTGTTGACGGTTTTGAATTGGTCGCACCTGTAAAATCATATCCACCAAACAGTCTTGGTATTTATGATATGCTAGGGAACGTTTGGGAATTGACGAGCGATTTATTCAATGTACATTATTATAGCCAAGCAGATACTACAAAGGCAATTGTTAATCCTAAAGGTGCAGAAACAGCTTACAGTCCCGATAATCCTTATCAACTAGAACATGTTATGAAAGGTGGTTCATTTTTATGCCACGCGTCCTATTGTGCAAGCTATCGGATTTCAGCACGAATGGGAACAAGTGAAGATTCAGGCTCCGACCATGTAGGTTTTAGGACGGTAGCTACAGTAGATATGTTAAAAAAGGAATAGTTAATTCTTTTAAACGATTTATGAAATAAAATAACATTACCGTATTAGCCCGATTCCAAAGGATTACATAATCACGCACCATATTGAACACATTCAAAAGTTCGGTTGTGCAACTCGCACAGCTATAGCTATATCTGTTCTGTTGAAAATGATAGCATTATGATTCCTGTTTCACATATAAGGAAAGTTGATGAACTTTCAGTAAAGACAATTTTTGAACCTCATAAAAACATCGATACGTCCTATTTCAATTCAGAAGCAGACCAAGGCGATATTATCCATTTAAAGTTTTTCGATCTAAACGAGCATACGGAAAAGCAGACCACTTTTATGTATCCTATTTTACCAGAAGATATAAAAGACATTATGGATTGCTTCGTAATTGTAGTTGCCGCTGTTATAGATTTTGAGGTTCATCTAGAGACTCTAAAGTATATCAAGGATAATAGCAACATTCGTAGTAATTTGATGCTCATGGTCCTACCAACACTTTAACTATAACAGGAAATTGACCAATGAAATTTTGACAGATAGAAACCGTTGGTTACCCTACATTGATGTGTTAAAAATGAATCCCTAAAAGGCTAATTGTAGTAAATTTGAAAAAGAATATATGCTAGAGCAACTTGAAAACAACCATGAAATCGATAGAGATAAACTTATTGATTTTGGTAAGTATTGTCTCAACATAGGCGTTAAAACAGTTTATGTTACCATAGATTCAGATAGTGATGCACTATTATAATAATGACCGTAATTTTATGGCCCCAAAAAATACCATCCATTAAAGTCGACAACGTTGTTGATGCCGCTGGTTGCGGAGACTCTTTTACAGGCGGCATTGGCTTTAATCTGTTTAAGAATAAGTTGATTACATAAAAAGTATAAAATACAGCAGTGCCATGGGAGCTAAACGTACTCAAGGAAAAACTTTTGAAGTGTTTAAAGGGTATAATGAAACTGCAGTAATGATAGAAGATTTTTATGATGTAAATTTATAATACTATTGTAACACGATTTACGAGATTAGCTCAGTAATCCTTTGCGTAATTCTGTGTGTTTTGAAAACTGATTCAATGCATCCTTTCATAGCTGTCATTGAACAAGAATGCCCAAAGGTTGTTGACCAGAATAATCGAAAACGATTAAAGGACCAGACTAGCTCTAAAAAACTAAGCCCAAAACACTATCAAGAAAAAGAATCCCAAGAACAGAAATTAGCAAGGTTAACAGGACTTGTATCTCGATGGTGAATTTGATTCCAATGAGTACAAAACAACCAAGCTTCGTTATCAAAAATGATTAAATGATCTGGAAGAAGTTGAAGCTTCATTGAACAAATTCAAAGAGGTTTTGGACGCCTATAAAAAAGGGCTTAAAAAACTCGAATCCTTTGATAAGTATTTCATTGACAGTAATATAGAGCTCAAAAGACAGCTCGTCGGTTCGATGTTCCCAGAAAAGTTTCAATTTGAGGAAAACAAAGTTCGAACCACCGATATCAACCCTATATT belongs to Winogradskyella sp. J14-2 and includes:
- a CDS encoding formylglycine-generating enzyme family protein; this encodes MKFSTFKFSVVLILVHLTLGCGNGKKRNPNTEEKKVETEGYQLLAEKPNDLDTPEGMVWVKGKTFLQGAKANDPFAMMREKPAHKVTVDGFFIDATEVTNKAFKAFVDATDYITVAERPIDWEVMKKELPEGIKKPHDSVLQPGSLIFNKNVKAVANMSNYAQWWTWKVGANWKHPEGPESTIDGKDNYPVVHIAYEDALAYCKWANRRLPTEAEWEAAAQGNNSNDIFTWGNDSEALTKNANTWQGVFPVKNESVDGFELVAPVKSYPPNSLGIYDMLGNVWELTSDLFNVHYYSQADTTKAIVNPKGAETAYSPDNPYQLEHVMKGGSFLCHASYCASYRISARMGTSEDSGSDHVGFRTVATVDMLKKE